From Brevibacillus marinus, a single genomic window includes:
- a CDS encoding response regulator produces the protein MSQQPLTVMIVEDDEIAAKIYEQFTAKSENYRVVATAKTGKQAKELLHVFTPDLILLDVYLPDMSGIDLMWEIRKQHLEIDVILITAANDTETVSEAIRGGAFSYIIKPISVEKLLAVLEQFAQTRQQLSGQRALEQHEVDHLFHSGEMPRAAAGSSGAVQLPKGIDKHTLRFVREKLADETGSFNADEMAERVGTSHSTIRRYLEYLVANGELEVEMVYGSIGRPERRYRRK, from the coding sequence ATGAGTCAACAGCCGCTTACCGTGATGATTGTAGAAGATGACGAGATCGCGGCCAAAATCTACGAACAGTTCACCGCAAAATCAGAAAACTATCGGGTTGTGGCCACCGCCAAAACGGGGAAGCAGGCGAAGGAACTGCTGCATGTCTTTACACCCGATTTGATCCTGCTTGATGTGTACCTGCCGGATATGAGCGGGATTGATCTGATGTGGGAAATCCGCAAGCAGCACCTGGAGATCGATGTGATCCTGATCACGGCAGCAAATGACACGGAGACGGTAAGCGAGGCGATTCGCGGGGGCGCGTTCAGCTACATCATCAAACCGATTAGCGTGGAGAAGCTGCTGGCGGTGCTGGAACAGTTCGCTCAGACCAGGCAGCAGTTAAGCGGGCAGCGAGCGCTGGAACAGCATGAAGTAGATCATCTGTTTCATTCCGGCGAGATGCCGCGCGCGGCGGCCGGTTCCTCCGGCGCGGTGCAGCTGCCCAAGGGGATCGACAAACATACGTTGCGTTTTGTGCGGGAGAAGCTGGCGGACGAAACGGGGAGTTTCAATGCGGATGAAATGGCGGAACGGGTCGGGACAAGCCATTCCACCATCCGCCGATACCTGGAATACCTGGTTGCCAACGGTGAATTGGAGGTGGAGATGGTGTACGGCTCCATCGGACGTCCGGAGCGGCGGTACCGGCGAAAGTAG